One part of the Acinetobacter sp. XS-4 genome encodes these proteins:
- a CDS encoding acyl-CoA synthetase, with protein MVSAYDELPRTPANFVALSPLRYLERAAYIYPNQASIIHGKRQISWKETYQRCCQFASQLKQLGIKKNDTVSVLLPNIPAMVEAHFAVPMTGAVLNTLNTRLDAKTIAFMLEHAETKVLLVDPEFVNLAREALSLIPDQHIIVIDVADDEYEGENQFIGSFEYEEWIAQGDINFVWHLPEDEWDAISLNYTSGTTGNPKGVVYHHRGAYLNAASNILACGMKPRAVYLWTLPLFHCNGWCFAWSIAASGGTNICLRKVDPELVMQLIAEHKVDYFCGAPIVLSMIINLPKEKQTNFDHHVEVMVAGAAPPVAIIEGMRNMGINVNHVYGLTETYGPSALCASQSGWNELSIAEQAQLHSRQGVPYPLQDSMRVLDPETMQPVPNDGQTMGEIMFRGNIVMKGYLKNPQATQEAFAGGWFHTGDLAVCHPDGYAKITDRSKDIIISGGENISSLEVEDVLYRHPAVLTAAVVAKPDARWQEVPCAFIELKMGATATPEEIIEHCQKELARFKVPKDVVITEIPKTSTGKLQKFILREWAKERAENI; from the coding sequence ATGGTTAGCGCTTATGATGAATTACCACGCACACCCGCAAACTTTGTTGCATTATCACCTCTACGCTACTTAGAACGTGCAGCTTATATTTATCCAAATCAAGCTTCGATTATTCATGGTAAGCGCCAAATTTCATGGAAAGAAACTTACCAACGTTGTTGCCAATTTGCTTCTCAGCTCAAACAACTGGGAATTAAAAAAAATGATACTGTGTCCGTCTTATTGCCAAATATTCCAGCCATGGTTGAAGCACATTTCGCAGTTCCAATGACTGGTGCCGTCCTCAATACGCTCAATACACGCTTAGATGCAAAAACAATCGCTTTTATGTTGGAACATGCTGAAACCAAAGTGCTTTTGGTTGACCCTGAATTTGTTAATTTGGCAAGAGAAGCCCTCTCTCTTATTCCTGACCAACATATTATTGTCATTGATGTAGCTGATGATGAATATGAAGGTGAAAATCAGTTTATCGGCTCTTTTGAATATGAAGAATGGATAGCCCAAGGCGATATTAACTTTGTATGGCATTTACCAGAAGATGAATGGGATGCAATTAGCTTAAATTATACATCTGGAACTACAGGCAATCCTAAAGGCGTTGTTTATCATCATCGTGGGGCTTATCTGAATGCTGCAAGCAATATCTTAGCTTGCGGAATGAAACCTCGTGCTGTGTATTTATGGACATTACCCCTTTTTCATTGTAATGGTTGGTGTTTTGCATGGAGTATCGCAGCCAGCGGTGGAACGAATATTTGTTTGCGTAAAGTCGACCCAGAATTAGTCATGCAACTCATTGCAGAACATAAAGTTGATTATTTCTGTGGTGCTCCAATTGTTCTTTCAATGATTATTAACTTACCTAAAGAGAAACAAACCAACTTTGATCATCATGTTGAAGTAATGGTTGCTGGCGCAGCTCCTCCAGTTGCTATTATTGAAGGTATGCGCAATATGGGCATTAACGTAAATCATGTTTATGGCTTAACAGAAACATATGGACCTTCTGCCCTATGTGCCTCTCAATCTGGATGGAATGAGCTTTCAATTGCTGAGCAAGCTCAGCTTCATTCTCGCCAAGGTGTACCCTATCCATTACAAGACAGTATGCGTGTATTAGACCCCGAAACAATGCAGCCTGTCCCGAATGATGGACAAACCATGGGGGAAATTATGTTTCGTGGCAATATTGTCATGAAAGGCTATTTAAAGAACCCTCAAGCAACTCAAGAAGCTTTTGCTGGCGGATGGTTCCACACGGGAGACTTAGCCGTTTGCCATCCCGATGGTTATGCAAAAATTACTGACCGCTCGAAAGACATTATTATTTCAGGTGGAGAAAATATTTCATCTCTAGAGGTAGAAGATGTGTTGTATAGGCACCCAGCTGTTTTAACTGCTGCTGTCGTCGCTAAACCCGATGCTCGTTGGCAAGAAGTGCCCTGCGCATTTATTGAATTAAAAATGGGTGCTACGGCAACACCTGAAGAAATTATTGAACATTGCCAAAAAGAGTTAGCACGCTTTAAAGTTCCTAAAGATGTGGTCATTACAGAAATTCCAAAAACATCGACCGGCAAATTACAGAAGTTTATTTTGCGTGAGTGGGCAAAAGAACGTGCTGAAAATATATAA
- the panC gene encoding pantoate--beta-alanine ligase yields MKTETTIQGLAASLNPARAARKIIGFVPTMGNLHEGHLTLVREAKKLCDVVVVSIFVNPTQFGPGEDFDNYPRTLEQDSRLLADVGCDIIFAPSVEQMYGTQPRLTNISVSQITDALCGSSRPGHFDGVALVVTKLFNIVQPNYAFFGQKDYQQLAVIRQFVQDLNLPLEVIGVPIVRAADGLALSSRNGYLSAENRQIAPVIYQSLKQAEQQLHEGKDLQQVVEDIKTQLTDNGFVVDYVEARQTNLLPATQFDRDIVLFVAAKLGATRLIDNLEVAFTPQ; encoded by the coding sequence ATGAAAACAGAAACTACCATACAAGGTCTTGCAGCTTCTTTAAATCCAGCTAGAGCTGCACGTAAAATTATTGGTTTTGTCCCAACAATGGGAAATCTGCATGAAGGACATCTCACACTTGTTCGTGAAGCGAAAAAGCTATGTGATGTTGTGGTTGTAAGCATCTTCGTAAATCCGACTCAATTTGGTCCAGGCGAAGATTTTGACAACTATCCTCGTACTTTAGAGCAAGATAGTCGCTTACTTGCCGATGTTGGCTGTGACATTATTTTTGCGCCATCAGTTGAGCAAATGTACGGTACACAACCGCGTTTAACGAACATCAGTGTGAGTCAGATTACAGATGCTTTGTGTGGTAGTTCGCGTCCAGGACACTTTGATGGTGTCGCTTTGGTTGTAACTAAGCTCTTCAATATTGTGCAACCGAACTATGCTTTCTTTGGACAAAAAGATTACCAACAGCTAGCTGTTATTCGCCAGTTTGTACAAGATTTAAATCTTCCTTTAGAAGTGATTGGTGTGCCAATTGTTCGCGCAGCAGATGGCTTGGCGCTTAGCTCAAGAAATGGTTATTTAAGTGCTGAGAACCGTCAGATCGCTCCGGTTATTTATCAAAGTTTGAAGCAGGCGGAACAACAGTTACATGAAGGCAAAGATTTGCAACAAGTTGTAGAAGATATCAAAACTCAGTTGACAGATAATGGTTTTGTTGTTGATTATGTTGAAGCTCGTCAGACGAATCTGCTACCTGCTACTCAATTTGATCGTGATATTGTGTTGTTTGTCGCGGCAAAACTGGGTGCAACTCGTTTGATTGACAATTTAGAAGTTGCCTTTACACCCCAATAA
- the yjgA gene encoding ribosome biogenesis factor YjgA translates to MARGSQRYTEEDFGSLEGRASKTEQKKAVQRMAALGEQLAQLSIKQIQKLPVDERLIDALMEVQNISSFEARRRQFQRIGKLLRNEDETIILSYLTPQQGAKRQAQLMRWVDRMIEQGDPAINEFSKIYNASERHTLRQHVLRINRDKTQQLSEAEIEASKVKFVNYVQQIALLSDQG, encoded by the coding sequence GTGGCACGTGGTTCCCAACGTTATACTGAAGAAGATTTCGGTTCTTTAGAAGGACGTGCAAGTAAAACCGAACAGAAAAAAGCAGTGCAACGCATGGCTGCTTTAGGTGAGCAACTCGCACAACTTTCTATTAAACAAATTCAGAAACTTCCAGTTGATGAGCGTTTAATTGATGCTTTAATGGAAGTGCAGAACATTAGTTCTTTTGAAGCACGTCGTCGCCAATTTCAACGTATTGGTAAATTGTTGCGCAATGAAGATGAGACTATTATTTTGTCTTATTTAACTCCGCAGCAAGGCGCAAAAAGACAGGCTCAATTAATGCGTTGGGTTGACCGCATGATTGAACAGGGTGATCCTGCAATTAATGAATTTAGTAAAATTTATAATGCATCGGAACGTCACACCTTGCGTCAACATGTGTTGAGAATCAATCGTGATAAAACTCAACAGTTGAGCGAAGCAGAAATCGAGGCATCAAAAGTTAAATTTGTTAACTATGTACAGCAAATTGCATTATTGTCTGATCAAGGCTAA
- a CDS encoding HPr family phosphocarrier protein, whose translation MIDTTVDVINKLGLHARASGKLIEVTTKFRSSIQIGKGDHLVDAKNIMSLLMLGAGKGTTLRLVIDGTDEEQALNEVLALFAAKFYEAD comes from the coding sequence ATGATAGACACAACTGTTGATGTAATTAATAAACTCGGTTTACATGCTCGTGCATCAGGGAAACTGATAGAGGTCACTACAAAGTTTCGTTCGTCGATTCAGATTGGAAAAGGCGATCATTTAGTAGATGCAAAAAATATTATGTCTTTGCTGATGTTAGGTGCAGGTAAAGGGACCACTTTGCGATTGGTCATTGATGGTACCGACGAAGAACAGGCATTAAATGAAGTACTGGCGTTATTCGCAGCAAAATTTTATGAGGCAGATTAA
- a CDS encoding glutathione S-transferase N-terminal domain-containing protein produces MIDLYYWGTPNGHKITIALEEMGLDYTLYPINILENDQFQPDFLRISPNNKIPAIVDQNGPRGEPISIFESGAILQYLGRKTGLFYPNDEQERVEVEQWLMWQMGGLGPMLGQNHHFNKFAPEKIPYAIERYLNETKRLYGVLNKQLIGQKFVAGEYSIADMAILPWILRYEWQGIQLEDYPYVQEYIVRLTARPAVQKALSIKVA; encoded by the coding sequence ATGATTGATCTATATTATTGGGGAACTCCCAATGGACATAAAATCACAATTGCCTTAGAAGAAATGGGATTGGATTACACCCTTTACCCAATTAATATTTTAGAAAATGATCAATTTCAACCAGATTTCCTGAGAATTTCCCCCAATAATAAAATTCCTGCGATTGTTGATCAAAATGGACCTCGTGGTGAGCCGATTTCTATATTTGAATCGGGTGCTATCTTGCAATATTTAGGTCGAAAAACTGGATTATTTTACCCAAATGATGAACAAGAGCGAGTTGAGGTTGAGCAGTGGCTTATGTGGCAAATGGGTGGTTTAGGGCCGATGCTTGGACAAAATCATCATTTTAATAAATTTGCTCCTGAAAAAATTCCTTATGCCATAGAGCGCTATTTAAATGAAACTAAACGTTTATATGGTGTGCTCAATAAACAACTGATTGGTCAGAAGTTTGTTGCTGGGGAATACTCGATTGCTGATATGGCAATTTTACCGTGGATTTTACGCTATGAATGGCAAGGTATTCAGCTTGAAGATTATCCATATGTACAAGAATATATTGTTCGCTTAACAGCACGTCCAGCAGTTCAAAAAGCCCTATCAATTAAAGTGGCTTAA
- the nreB gene encoding nickel resistance MFS transporter NreB: MNTQNDAFAALRYRDFSIVTINQFCLTLAILIQEIIVAYSLYQITKDPLTLGLIGLAEAIPFIALSLWGGYFADRFNKQIIMKICLFFSVPLPLVLWLLFHLHGLGHISVSFLSWGIYAVIFGLGTIRGFYNPSATSLKPFLIPRELYANGATWTTIGWQSGVIIGPMLGGFMLAYLGRETSLFSVAVLLGICFILINLLHKRNFPKIETDNILESLGEGFRFIWKTKIVLWAISLDLASVLFGGVIALLPIFAEDILKVGPEGLGYLRAAPSIGALITMIALTRFPPTQHAWRNMLLAVAGFGIFTILFAFSNNMWLSLFTLAMTGACDSISVVVRQTILQIFPPENMRGRVAAVNGMFVSSSNELGAFESGLAAKYLGTITATIFGGCMTLVVVTFCWIKTNDLFKVDITKSSED; the protein is encoded by the coding sequence ATGAATACACAAAATGATGCTTTCGCTGCATTGCGGTATCGAGATTTCTCTATCGTTACGATCAATCAATTTTGCTTAACGCTTGCAATTTTGATTCAAGAAATTATTGTTGCCTACTCATTATATCAAATCACCAAAGACCCACTGACTTTAGGTTTAATCGGACTTGCAGAAGCAATTCCTTTTATTGCCCTTTCTCTTTGGGGAGGCTATTTCGCAGATAGGTTTAATAAACAGATTATTATGAAAATCTGTTTATTTTTCTCAGTTCCCCTTCCCTTGGTTTTATGGTTGCTTTTCCACTTACATGGTTTAGGGCATATCAGTGTTAGCTTCCTTTCATGGGGCATTTATGCTGTTATTTTTGGTTTAGGAACCATCCGCGGTTTCTACAATCCTTCTGCAACATCTTTAAAACCATTTTTAATTCCACGCGAGCTTTATGCAAATGGTGCGACATGGACAACCATTGGCTGGCAAAGTGGTGTAATTATTGGACCAATGCTGGGTGGTTTTATGCTTGCTTATTTAGGCCGAGAAACCAGCCTATTTAGTGTTGCAGTTTTACTTGGTATTTGCTTTATTTTAATTAACTTATTACATAAACGTAATTTCCCTAAAATTGAAACTGACAATATTTTAGAAAGCTTAGGAGAAGGTTTCCGCTTTATTTGGAAAACCAAAATTGTTCTTTGGGCGATTTCTCTTGATTTAGCTTCTGTTTTATTTGGCGGTGTTATCGCGTTATTACCAATTTTCGCAGAAGATATATTAAAAGTCGGTCCGGAAGGGCTTGGATATTTACGAGCAGCTCCATCTATTGGCGCACTTATCACCATGATTGCTTTGACTCGCTTTCCGCCAACTCAGCACGCATGGCGTAACATGTTACTTGCTGTAGCAGGTTTTGGAATATTTACTATTCTATTCGCCTTCTCAAACAATATGTGGTTATCGCTTTTTACTCTTGCTATGACAGGCGCATGTGACAGTATTTCTGTTGTTGTAAGACAAACCATTTTGCAAATTTTCCCACCAGAAAATATGCGAGGCCGTGTTGCTGCGGTAAATGGTATGTTTGTATCTTCGAGTAATGAATTAGGAGCCTTTGAATCTGGTTTAGCGGCTAAATATTTAGGCACAATTACCGCTACAATTTTTGGAGGCTGTATGACTTTGGTTGTTGTGACTTTCTGTTGGATCAAAACGAACGATCTATTTAAAGTAGACATTACCAAAAGCTCAGAAGATTAA
- the panB gene encoding 3-methyl-2-oxobutanoate hydroxymethyltransferase: MISLSDLRKFKAEGRKFSCLTCYDASMAKAMELAEIDTILIGDSLGMAIQGRDSTLPVTVEDMAYHTAAVRRGNQHALIMTDLPFMSYATLNDALQNARTVMQAGAQMVKIEGGAWLSEIVQVLTRNGVPVCVHLGLTPQSVHVFGGYKLQARTREAADQLIADCTAVVEAGASVLLLECVPAQLGQEIAELFPNTPVIGIGAGNATDGQVLVVQDMLGLTFGRVARFVRNFMKEQSGETAILDAFKAYHAAVLDQSFPAKEHTFHVEL, encoded by the coding sequence ATGATTAGTCTAAGTGACTTAAGAAAATTTAAAGCCGAAGGACGTAAGTTCTCTTGTCTAACTTGTTACGATGCAAGCATGGCAAAAGCAATGGAACTTGCTGAAATTGATACAATCTTAATTGGTGATTCTCTTGGAATGGCAATTCAAGGGCGAGATTCAACTTTGCCAGTAACCGTTGAAGATATGGCTTATCATACAGCAGCGGTTCGTCGTGGTAATCAGCATGCCTTGATTATGACTGACTTGCCATTTATGAGTTATGCAACCTTGAATGATGCTTTGCAAAATGCAAGAACAGTCATGCAGGCTGGCGCTCAAATGGTGAAAATCGAAGGCGGTGCATGGTTAAGTGAAATCGTGCAGGTGCTAACCCGTAATGGAGTGCCTGTTTGTGTACATTTAGGGTTAACCCCTCAATCTGTACATGTGTTCGGTGGTTATAAATTACAAGCTAGAACGCGTGAAGCGGCAGATCAGCTCATTGCTGATTGTACAGCAGTGGTTGAAGCGGGCGCATCGGTGTTATTACTTGAATGTGTTCCTGCTCAGTTGGGACAAGAAATTGCTGAATTATTCCCGAATACCCCTGTAATTGGTATTGGTGCGGGTAATGCAACCGATGGTCAAGTATTGGTTGTGCAAGATATGTTAGGTTTAACTTTTGGTCGAGTTGCTCGTTTTGTTCGTAACTTTATGAAAGAACAATCAGGTGAAACTGCCATTTTAGATGCATTTAAAGCTTATCATGCTGCGGTACTTGATCAGTCTTTCCCTGCCAAAGAACATACTTTTCACGTTGAGCTGTAA
- a CDS encoding YqaA family protein: MLSYFLLFISAFGAATLLPLQSEAVLVTLLLKGQYSALLLISIATLGNVLGSCVNWWLGLKIEQFKHRKWFPVSEKRLEQAQHFYHKYGFYSLLLSWAPIVGDPITLVAGLFKENFWRFLSIVIIAKAGRYLFIYWVVIGFI; the protein is encoded by the coding sequence ATGCTGAGTTACTTTTTGCTTTTTATCAGTGCTTTTGGCGCTGCGACCTTATTGCCTCTACAATCTGAAGCGGTATTGGTAACCTTATTATTAAAAGGACAATATTCAGCTTTGCTTTTAATTAGTATAGCTACTTTGGGTAATGTCTTAGGTTCTTGTGTCAATTGGTGGTTAGGTTTAAAGATAGAGCAATTTAAACATCGAAAGTGGTTTCCTGTTTCTGAAAAGCGTTTAGAACAAGCCCAACACTTTTATCATAAGTATGGCTTTTACTCCTTACTTTTGAGCTGGGCACCTATCGTTGGCGATCCAATTACTTTGGTTGCTGGACTCTTCAAAGAAAATTTTTGGCGTTTTCTTAGCATAGTCATTATTGCCAAAGCAGGGCGCTATTTGTTTATTTACTGGGTGGTGATTGGTTTTATTTAA
- the infC gene encoding translation initiation factor IF-3, with protein sequence MKQPDRNQQQGAKSNRPAINDEIRAKEVRLVGAEGEQKGIVSLSEALRAAEEVELDLVEIVANAEPPVCKIMDYNKHLFDLKQKQKDAKKKQHQVQVKEIKLRPATDVGDYQVKLRAILKFLEEGNKVKITLRFRGREMAHQQLGLAQLQKIEADVAEYGVVEQAPKMEGRQMGMLLGPKKKK encoded by the coding sequence ATTAAACAGCCTGACCGTAACCAACAACAAGGTGCAAAAAGCAACCGTCCAGCAATTAACGATGAGATCCGTGCAAAAGAAGTACGCCTTGTCGGTGCTGAAGGGGAGCAAAAAGGAATTGTTTCATTAAGTGAAGCACTGCGTGCTGCTGAAGAGGTAGAGCTTGACCTTGTTGAGATCGTCGCAAACGCCGAGCCGCCTGTTTGTAAAATTATGGATTACAACAAGCACTTGTTTGACCTTAAGCAGAAGCAAAAAGATGCGAAGAAAAAACAGCATCAAGTGCAAGTGAAGGAAATCAAACTGCGCCCTGCAACTGATGTTGGTGATTATCAAGTTAAGCTTCGTGCTATTTTGAAATTCCTTGAAGAAGGAAACAAAGTGAAGATCACTTTACGTTTCCGTGGTCGTGAAATGGCTCATCAACAACTTGGCTTAGCTCAATTGCAAAAAATTGAAGCAGACGTGGCTGAGTATGGGGTTGTGGAACAAGCACCAAAAATGGAAGGCCGTCAAATGGGTATGTTACTTGGACCGAAAAAGAAAAAGTAA
- the folK gene encoding 2-amino-4-hydroxy-6-hydroxymethyldihydropteridine diphosphokinase, with protein sequence MTITTYIGLGSNLGDSRQILSEAIAKLKTLGVVKVSKLYQSPPMGPQDQPNYLNAVAELNTDLAPLDLLDQLQRFEQEAGRVRLRRWGERTLDLDLLIYGNEKIHNERVTVPHIGILQRDFVVIPLLDLDADLQINDQPLKNLELIQQPTLTVLADDSWA encoded by the coding sequence ATGACAATAACCACTTATATTGGTTTAGGAAGTAATTTAGGCGATTCACGTCAAATTTTATCTGAAGCCATTGCTAAGCTTAAGACCTTAGGAGTGGTTAAAGTTTCTAAACTTTATCAAAGTCCACCTATGGGACCTCAAGATCAGCCAAATTATTTAAATGCAGTTGCAGAATTAAATACGGATCTTGCACCTTTAGATTTGCTTGATCAGTTACAACGTTTTGAGCAAGAAGCTGGTCGTGTACGACTTCGTCGTTGGGGTGAGCGAACCTTAGATCTAGATTTGCTTATATATGGCAATGAAAAAATTCACAATGAGCGCGTAACTGTGCCGCACATAGGAATTTTACAACGAGATTTCGTTGTGATTCCTTTATTAGATTTAGATGCTGATTTACAGATTAATGATCAGCCACTTAAAAATTTAGAACTGATACAGCAGCCGACACTGACTGTACTTGCGGATGATTCTTGGGCTTAA
- the rapZ gene encoding RNase adapter RapZ — protein sequence MKRILIVTGQSGSGKSSALQVLEDLGYYCIDNLPLALLPEIVAKLDHENNLEQLALGVDVRSTRADMQEFDHVFEQLQRHGTVDVIYLTTQDQDLIARFSASRRPHPLANRFKSLLQCIHEEKQLLLPIQFRATVHIDTTDKSVHDLKHILLSKLGQSDKLIVILQSFGYKHGIPLDADYVFDVRHLPNPHWDLELRRFSGLDEPVRLFLEASPQANEMFDDILHFLKKWLPAFAEGHRHYMTISIGCTGGQHRSVYIVDRLKQALEAEWSVQVLHREMKHWS from the coding sequence ATGAAGCGTATACTTATCGTGACAGGACAGTCTGGTTCAGGAAAATCTTCAGCCCTTCAAGTATTAGAAGATTTGGGCTATTACTGTATTGATAATTTGCCTTTGGCATTGCTGCCTGAAATTGTGGCAAAGCTAGATCATGAAAATAATCTGGAGCAATTAGCTTTAGGTGTGGATGTAAGAAGTACTCGGGCAGATATGCAAGAGTTTGATCATGTTTTTGAACAATTACAAAGGCATGGAACTGTTGATGTTATTTATCTGACGACACAAGATCAGGATTTGATTGCGCGTTTTAGTGCATCGCGTCGCCCACATCCATTAGCTAATCGTTTTAAAAGTCTGTTGCAATGTATTCATGAAGAAAAGCAGTTACTGCTTCCAATTCAGTTCCGTGCTACGGTTCATATTGATACAACAGATAAAAGTGTTCATGATTTAAAGCATATTTTACTGTCTAAATTGGGGCAGTCAGATAAGCTTATTGTCATATTGCAGTCATTTGGATATAAACATGGCATTCCTTTAGATGCCGATTATGTTTTTGATGTACGGCATTTACCAAATCCGCATTGGGATTTAGAATTAAGACGTTTTTCTGGTTTGGATGAGCCAGTAAGACTATTTTTAGAAGCAAGTCCGCAAGCAAACGAAATGTTTGATGATATTCTTCACTTCTTAAAAAAATGGCTTCCCGCATTTGCTGAAGGACATCGTCACTATATGACGATTTCTATTGGTTGCACTGGGGGGCAACATCGTTCGGTTTATATCGTAGATAGACTAAAACAAGCACTTGAGGCAGAATGGTCTGTTCAGGTCTTACACAGAGAAATGAAGCACTGGTCATGA
- the thrS gene encoding threonine--tRNA ligase, whose amino-acid sequence MPIITLPNGDQKNFDHAVSVMEVAQSIGPGLAKNTVAGRVNDRLVDACDLITEDSTLQIITPKDEEGLEIIRHSCAHLVGHAVKQLFPEAKMVIGPVIEEGFYYDIWMPRPFTLDDMAAVEERMKKLIDQDYDVVKKMTPRDEVIAEFTARGEEYKLRLIADMPEETQMGLYYHQDYLDMCRGPHVPNTKFLKSFKLTKISGAYWRGDAKNEQLQRIYGTAWADKKQLAAYIKRIEEAEKRDHRKIGKALDLFHMQEEAPGMVFWHPNGWTIYQVLEQYMRKVQQDNGYLEIKTPQIVDFTLWEKSGHAANYADNMFTTHSESRNYAVKPMNCPCHVQVFNQGLKSYRDLPIRLAEFGSCHRNEPSGSLHGIMRVRGFTQDDAHIFCTKEQIGQEVADFIKLTLDVYKDFGFEEVQMKLSTRPEKRVGDDALWDMAEKSLADALDAAGLEWELQPGEGAFYGPKIEFSLKDCLGRVWQCGTIQCDFNLPERLDASYVTEDNDRDQPVMLHRAILGSFERFIGILIEHYAGFMPPWLSPLQACVMNITDSQAEACEKVVAKLKENGLRAISDLRNEKIGFKIRERTLERIPYLLVLGDREVEEGTVNVRTRSGKNLGTMSVDAFIDLVKSAVAERGRYIVE is encoded by the coding sequence ATGCCAATTATCACATTGCCAAATGGCGATCAAAAGAATTTTGATCACGCTGTATCTGTTATGGAAGTTGCCCAAAGTATTGGGCCCGGTCTAGCAAAAAATACTGTTGCGGGACGTGTAAATGATCGCTTAGTTGATGCATGTGACTTAATTACCGAAGATTCGACCTTACAAATCATCACTCCAAAAGATGAAGAAGGTCTTGAAATCATTCGCCATTCTTGTGCTCACCTTGTAGGACATGCTGTTAAACAGCTATTCCCTGAAGCTAAGATGGTGATTGGTCCAGTCATTGAAGAAGGTTTTTACTACGACATCTGGATGCCTCGTCCTTTTACATTAGATGATATGGCAGCTGTCGAAGAGCGCATGAAAAAGCTCATCGACCAAGATTATGATGTCGTTAAAAAAATGACACCGCGTGACGAAGTAATTGCTGAATTTACTGCACGTGGCGAAGAATACAAATTACGCTTGATTGCAGACATGCCTGAAGAAACACAAATGGGCTTGTACTACCATCAAGATTATTTGGATATGTGTCGCGGTCCACACGTACCAAATACCAAATTCTTAAAATCGTTTAAATTGACAAAAATCTCTGGCGCTTACTGGCGTGGTGATGCGAAGAATGAACAGCTTCAACGTATTTATGGTACAGCATGGGCTGATAAGAAACAGCTTGCTGCATACATTAAGCGTATTGAAGAAGCTGAAAAGCGCGACCACCGTAAAATTGGTAAAGCCTTAGACTTGTTCCATATGCAAGAAGAAGCACCGGGTATGGTGTTCTGGCATCCAAACGGTTGGACGATTTACCAAGTTCTTGAACAATACATGCGTAAAGTTCAGCAAGACAATGGTTACCTCGAGATTAAAACGCCACAAATCGTAGACTTTACGCTTTGGGAAAAATCTGGTCATGCGGCAAACTACGCTGACAACATGTTTACGACTCATTCTGAAAGTCGTAATTATGCGGTTAAGCCAATGAACTGCCCATGTCACGTGCAAGTTTTCAACCAAGGTTTGAAATCGTACCGTGATTTGCCAATTCGTTTAGCTGAGTTCGGTTCTTGCCATCGTAACGAACCATCTGGTTCTTTACACGGCATTATGCGTGTACGCGGCTTTACACAAGATGATGCTCATATCTTCTGTACTAAAGAACAAATCGGTCAAGAAGTTGCAGACTTTATTAAACTCACTTTAGATGTTTATAAAGATTTTGGCTTTGAAGAAGTGCAAATGAAACTTTCTACACGTCCAGAAAAACGTGTGGGTGATGACGCACTTTGGGATATGGCTGAGAAATCTTTAGCAGATGCTTTAGATGCAGCGGGCCTTGAGTGGGAACTACAGCCAGGTGAAGGCGCGTTCTACGGTCCGAAAATTGAATTCTCATTGAAAGACTGTCTCGGACGTGTATGGCAATGTGGTACTATTCAGTGTGACTTCAACTTACCAGAGCGTTTAGATGCGTCTTACGTAACTGAAGACAATGATCGTGATCAGCCTGTTATGTTGCATCGTGCAATTCTTGGCAGTTTTGAGCGTTTTATTGGTATACTAATTGAACACTACGCTGGTTTCATGCCACCTTGGTTGTCGCCGTTACAAGCATGTGTCATGAATATTACGGACTCTCAAGCTGAAGCTTGTGAGAAAGTCGTAGCGAAACTCAAAGAAAATGGTCTTCGTGCTATTTCTGACTTGAGAAATGAAAAAATCGGATTTAAGATTCGTGAGCGTACTCTAGAGCGTATTCCTTACTTGTTAGTTCTTGGTGATCGAGAAGTTGAAGAAGGTACAGTGAATGTACGTACCCGCTCAGGAAAAAATTTAGGTACTATGTCAGTAGATGCATTCATTGACTTAGTGAAGTCTGCCGTCGCCGAACGTGGCCGGTACATTGTGGAGTAA